From a single Larus michahellis chromosome 18, bLarMic1.1, whole genome shotgun sequence genomic region:
- the RUNDC3A gene encoding RUN domain-containing protein 3A: protein MALGFSSKKASSRNIAVERKNLITVCKFSVKALMEKYTVEPIDDSSEEFLNFAAILEHILSHRFKGPVSWFSSDGQRGFWDYIRLACSKVPNNCISSIENMENINTARAKGRAWIRMVLMEKRMSEYIYTAVKDSQTTRRFYDDGAIMLRDDSVVLTGTLIGLSAINFSFCLKGEVMDGKTPVVIDYTPYLKFTQSYDYLSEEEERGSVESSTSEDSSPEHPYLPLVTDEDSWYSKWRKMEQKFRIVYAQKGYLEELVRLRESQLKDLEAENKRLKLRLEEVMVQNQLEKRELEGVILELQEQLTGLIPCENPQLTQLSKEMVTPLVNQWPSLGTLNGNESGSDSKLFRRHSFVSTDQLSAENSLSSDSQRLGEGKREGEPWGPLGKDPTPSMLGLCGSLASLPSCKSLASLKSNECLVSDSTEASPTRSPS from the exons ATGGCTCTGGGGTTCTCCTCCAAGAAAGCCTCCTCCCGAAACATCGCCGTGGAGAGGAAAAACCTCATCACCGTCTGCAA GTTCTCAGTGAAGGCTCTGATGGAGAAATACACGGTGGAGCCCATCGACGACTCCTCCGAGGAGTTCCTTAACTTCGCCGCCATCCTTGAGCATATCCTCAGCCACCGCTTTAAAG GCCCCGTCAGCTGGTTCAGCTCGGATGGGCAGCGCGGGTTTTGGGACTACATCCGCCTGGCCTGCAGCAAGGTCCCCAACAACTGCATCAGCAGCATCGAGAACATGGAGAACATCAACACCGCCAGGGCCAAG GGCCGTGCCTGGATCCGCATGGTGCTGATGGAGAAGCGCATGTCCGAGTACATCTACACAGCCGTGAAGGACTCGCAGACCACCCG GCGGTTTTACGACGATGGGGCCATCATGCTGCGGGACGACTCCGTGGTGCTCACGGGGACGCTCATCGGGCTCAGCGCCATCAATTTCAG CTTCTGCCTGAAGGGTGAGGTGATGGACGGTAAAACGCCCGTGGTCATCGACTACACGCCCTACCTGAAGTTCACACAGAG ctacgACTACCTGAGCGAGGAAGAGGAGCGGGGCAGCGTGGAGAGCAGCACGAGCGAAGACAGCTCCCCCGAGCACCCCTACCTGCCCCTGGTCACCGACGAGGACAGCTGGTACAGCAAGTGGCGCAAGATGGAGCAGAAATTTCGCATCGTTTATGCCCAAAAG GGGTACCTGGAGGAGCTGGTGCGGCTGCGGGAGTCGCAGCTGAAGGACCTGGAGGCGGAGAACAAGCGGCTGAAGCTGCGCCTGGAGGAGGTGATGGTGCAGAAccagctggagaagagggagcTGGAGGGCGTCatcctggagctgcaggagcagct GACGGGGCTGATCCCCTGCGAGAACCCGCAGCTGACCCAGCTCTCCAAGGAGATGGTGACGCCCCTGGTGAACCAGTGGCCCTCGTTGGGGACCCTCAACGGCAACGAGAGCGGCTCGGACAGCAAGCTTTTCCGGAG GCACAGCTTCGTGAGCACCGACCAGCTCTCGGCCGAGAACAGCCTCAGCTCCGACTCCCAGCGCCTGGGCGAGGGCAAGCGCGAAGGCGAGCCCTGGGGGCCCTTGG GGAAGGACCCCACGCCCTCCATGCTGGGGCTCTGCGGCTCCCTGGCCTCCTTGCCCAGCTGCAAGTCCCTGGCCAGCCTCAAATCCAACGAATGCCTGGTGAGCGACAGCACCGAAGCCAGCCCAACCCGCAGCCCCAGCtga